A window of the Dermatophagoides farinae isolate YC_2012a chromosome 2, ASM2471394v1, whole genome shotgun sequence genome harbors these coding sequences:
- the Arv1 gene encoding ACAT-related protein required for viability 1: MFELLKEGPYVCIHCGYPDNKDVYKVYGDQVKYHSRSPSSALWLATTSSTTSAIINDNNDVHNHKKQSKLTPRLTKCQRCQKLVDEYVQLDYNILCLDAILQKITFYRHILHNCRMAGNKSSLKMALIFYFCEAFQRWSTSNGVTFTSEKKTTVSPSLSDSSSSHLSSYFQFEVSFYYNFLCVILESSLFNLLFYCFFKIALTFFMNKKNSSHYPINKNWISSFKEMFMSLIICSYGKLFFIPCTLYGGDLKPILELFIKIFYSCSLVQCSNVKSHSMLNRFYSLLLVLFTHLIHMFLVANLHGLLPSNFINKLQNFLV; this comes from the coding sequence atgtTTGAATTGTTAAAAGAAGGTCCATACGTTTGTATCCATTGTGGCTATCCGGACAACAAAGATGTCTATAAAGTTTATGGCGATCAAGTCAAATATCATAGCCGATCGccatcatcagcattatGGCTGGctacaacatcatcaacaacttcagccattatcaatgataataatgatgttcataatcataaaaagCAAAGTAAATTAACACCACGATTGACCAAATGTCAACGTTGTCAAAAATTGGTGGATGAATATGTTCAATTGGATTATAACATTCTATGTTTGGATGCCATCCTACAGAAGATTACATTCTATCGTCATATCCTACATAATTGCCGAATGGCAGGCAATAAAagttcattgaaaatggcgTTAATTTTCTACTTTTGTGAAGCATTTCAACGTTGGTCTACATCAAACGGTGTCACATTCACATCGGAAAAGAAAACCACAGTATCGCCATCATTGtcagattcatcatcatcacatttatcatcatattttcaGTTCGAAGTGAGCTTCTATTATAATTTCTTATGCGTCATTCTCGAATCTTCATTGTTCAATCTATTATTCTATTGTTTCTTCAAAATAGCCCTTACCTTTTTCATGAACAAAAAGAACAGTTCTCATTATCCAATCAACAAGAACTggatatcatcattcaaagaaATGTTTATGTCGttgatcatttgttcatatggaaaattattttttataccATGCACACTATATGGCGGAGATTTAAAACCGATTCTcgaattattcatcaaaattttttattcatgttCTTTGGTTCAATGTTCAAATGTTAAATCACATTCGATGTTGAATCGATtctattcattattattagtactGTTTACCCATCTGATTCACATGTTTCTAGTTGCCAATCTACACGGGCTATTGCcatcaaattttattaataaattacaaaattttctcgtttaa
- the LOC124490241 gene encoding uncharacterized protein LOC124490241 isoform X1, which produces MCASLNKELVSSLQSTRSFSSSSNTKTIKSMSKSVSINNRKLNSKDQQQQQQNQQPGEPQRFPKLRPENGLMGSSGKYDCCAYIIHCPVHNRILINHQDHVVWMPFTSLLHNLGWEDNAILGFIIIVSGGDPDRVNAFKENPPYENFMCMQVLRLQLPRTMRFITRLIYHFRIKCNNNEGQGHFHFQCGQNTDNLEWISLHEITKYNNLWGPELLEFGNNLNTMKETKISEYSLEEVLLYVPRDPPRNLEEEMLKPIHITEKDVERLYEDFLVHCYPSFSMSIESFKCYMKKHEFEKDDARLVRFFRGFNYTKTNFLSFHELLLGLACMEPTIQHGKFRVKFIYRFFSDESGHMTKESITSARASVMIYDDTNKKWLPSGTSSGLSRVHIYHNIQNNSFRVVGRKIQDHEVVINCAILKNLKYNQATPIFHQWRENRQVYGLNFSSKDEADAFAHTMMKVIDLLNQNTYGTTKSQQPLYGHIGPPEEYGELRPQQQPPPQQQPPITQPQQQNGWHSNHINNNNSNNQTLDHHVVAATTIHHQTMIHSQHPIMTVSGVDAHNHHAAPIMTQHQSMTNISQQPPQPTYMSSGHLIHRNSIPTTGTIAQVVQQQHQSMSQMPPQSIPPPPPPPPSSTMTSSSNLQPAANNVIVMNGGNIINGQNGTTTVVAPPPPPPPPPPPSMGGGSVSNTNGSRLPPTNAAGTQVMNSIATGSMNLAAAIANAKLKRTTSIKEDGSSSGGDNSSTSSSSSSSVVAARNAAPGNLMDEMAKTLARRRAQAESNSQPQNPQDGSNNDRFNNKDGNKTSMVNGCSPSKDDSKDYHNRRTGISNNDDQTKINGISDNDMDRLRMEIMNDIRKELQKIKLDIIDALKIELNRR; this is translated from the exons AACTGGTGAGTTCATTACAATCGACACGATctttttcgtcatcatcaaatacgaAAACGATAAAATCAATGTCCAAATCCGTATCTATTAACAATCGAAAATTAAACAGTaaagatcaacaacaacaacagcagaatCAACAACCCGGTGAACCTCAACGTTTTCCAAAATTAAGACCTGAAAATGGCCTCATGGGTTCATCGGGTAAATATGATTGTTGTGCGTATATCATACATTGCCCGGTGCACAATcgaattttaatcaatcatcaagatCATGTAGTATGGATGCCATTCACATCGTTGCTTCATAATCTAGGTTGGGAAGACAATGCTATTCTTGgctttattatcattgtttccGGTGGTGATCCGGACCGTGTGAATGCATTCAAAGAAAATCCACcatatgaaaatttcatgtGTATGCAAGTGTTACGATTGCAGTTACCGCGAACGATGCGATTCATTACTCGgttaatttatcattttagaATTAaatgcaataataatgaggGCCAGggacattttcattttcaatgtggCCAGAATACCGATAATCTGGAATGGATATCGCTTCATGAAATCACAAAATACAACAATCTTTGGGGTCCAGAATTGTTGGAATTCGGAAACAATCTAAATAcaatgaaagaaacaaaaatatctgAATATAGTCTAGAAGAGGTATTGCTCTATGTTCCACGCGATCCTCCACGTAATCTTGAAGAAGAGATGCTTAAGCCGATTCATATAACGGAAAAAGATGTAGAACGTTTGTATGAAGATTTTCTTGTACACTGCTATCCAAGTTTCTCAATGTCgattgaatcattcaaatgttatatgaaaaaacatgaatttgAAAAGGATGATGCACGTTTGGTTCGATTTTTTCGTGGATTCAACTATACGAAAActaattttttatcattccaTGAATTACTTCTTGGTCTCGCTTGTATGGAACCAACCATACAACATGGAAAATTTCGtgttaaattcatttatcgttttttcaGTGATGAATCCGGACATATGACCAAGGA ATCGATTACTTCAGCTCGTGCTTCGGTtatgatttatgatgatacaaataaaaaatggttACCAAGTGGCACATCCAGTGGCCTTTCTCGCGTTCATATTTATCATAATATACAGAATAATTCGTTCAGAGTCGTaggaagaaaaattcaagatcACGAG GTTGTCATCAATTGTgctatattgaaaaatttaaaatataaTCAAGCAACTCCCATATTTCATCAATGGCGTGAAAATCGTCAGGTTTATGGCCTAAATTTCAGCAGTAAAGATGAGGCCGATGCATTTGCTCatacgatgatgaaagtGATTGAtctattgaatcaaaataccTATGGTACGACCAAATCACAACAACCCTTGTATGGTCATATTGGTCCACCCGAAGAATATGGTGAATTACGACCACAGCAGCAACCACCGccgcaacaacaaccaccaatCACACAAccgcaacaacaaaacggttggcattcaaatcatatcaacaacaacaatagtaaTAACCAAACATTGGATCATCATGTAGTTGCAGCTACTACCATACATCATCAGACTATGATTCATTCTCAACATCCTATAATGACGGTCAGTGGTGTTGATgctcataatcatcatgctGCACCAATCATGACACAACATCAATCGATGACTAATATCTCGCAACAACCACCGCAGCCCACCTATATGAGCAGTGGTCATCTGATTCATCGAAATTCAATTCCTACCACGGGAACAATTGCTCAAGTAGTccagcaacaacatcaatcgATGTCTCAAATGCCCCCACAATcgataccaccaccaccacctcctCCACCATCATCCACTATGacatcgtcatcaaattTACAACCTGCCGCTAATAATGTTATAGTAATGAATGGTGGCAACATTATCAATGGCcaaaatggaacaacaacgGTTGTggcaccaccaccgccaccaccaccacctcctCCACCTTCTATGGGCGGGGGCAGTGTTTCAAACACCAATGGATCTCGATTACCACCAACAAACGCTGCTGGAACTCAAGTGATGAATTCGATTGCCACCGGTTCAATGAATCTTGCGGCAGCCATCGCCAATGCTAAATTAAAACGAACAACATCTATTAAAGAAGACGGTAGCAGTAGCGGTGGTGACAATTCATCTacttcgtcatcatcatcatcgagtgTTGTAGCCGCTCGTAATGCTGCACCTGGTAATTTAATGGATGAAATGGCCAAAACATTAGCTAGGAGGAGAGCTCAAGCTGAAAGTAATAGCCAACCACAGAATCCTCAGGATGGCAGCAACAATGATCGTTTCAATAACAAAGATGGAAATAAAACATCCATGGTCAATGGTTGCAGTCCATCGAAAGATGATTCAAAAGATTATCACAATag ACGAACCGGCATAtccaacaatgatgatcaaacaaaaattaatggcATCAGTGATAACGATATGGATCGTTTACGCATGGAAATTATGAATGATATACGTAAAGAATTGCAAAAGATTAAATTGGACATTATTGatg CATTGAAAATTGAGCTCAACCGGCGATGa
- the LOC124499171 gene encoding 26S proteasome non-ATPase regulatory subunit 2 gives MSTVTTNNNDNKNTTNFMVGKKPNESSFQDLKLEITVLIKLLSASGNDDNENDDLETLAKISRHIDTATGFASIPDILKVLMLFENELKRIYENKRNDCVKKILADIISYTCSGHSSEIKGQIVKYYMLGSKNLISQYGMSYVRNLVKDVVEIWKNSPKDNKQTLLKLIHECSIYFIRQNSEIEACDLLIEVEQLPMLETIIHDEDLCEKVCQYLIVSSLYVDETESQNILYTSLSLYLDHKLYTEALFVAIQMQSKEIIVRIFLLCPDLLIRRQMALILARHNISFIDDDEFSSRLRNSIADDDQPLLDALSNHRLSQEFLLVAKQLDLLQPKAPHDIVHKDLNRRNRKKQPMLPTYNQQSVLGTSFMNCFINAAFGTDKLVLTGTDWIGRHKDLCRMTATATMGLLCLWDMQNGLLKIDRFLRFRDENIKAGALMAFGLINTTIKSDYEPAYLLLKNYIMNRSQSIRIGSIAGLAMAYLGTNHGEVIKSILDPMMANNSSSDRNQQWQHPLELNAIACGLIAHSTGNMLIINRLIEIMDKNIDKMKLADSSTRDLIHAIGLVAMFRRKDLPTLIDLINQRFNTPQREASTTSISTTTSTRSSLGKYLSLCVQICAYIGSSNILKIQHLLRNCSPIITDELTKKKDESNDEKCKKENEKNDNNRKNDAATITDNELIQMLSIIGIGLVSISDQLNSEMVFQTFIRFLKLGSVRIKSSVLIAIALTNLSDPKMNVIELLHKYCHFTDENVAINAILALGFVCAGTNHSRVSRMLTELDAFNRDKVNRLFAIKVAQGLLYMGKGVLTLSPQMETPQLLRQSSLASIMSFMFRLFVDPVNDLIQRHHYYLLFIAGSIRPKFLVTLDTKMNSIAIPVRVGQSMDTIGVAGWKPRAITAFGTFTTPVLLNRNERAELATDLFRPLSSHLEGFVLVEKKKTNDDHNNDENKH, from the coding sequence atgagTACAGTCACAACcaacaataatgacaacaaaaatacgACAAATTTTATGGTTGGCAAAAAACccaatgaatcatcatttcaggatttaaaattagaaataactgtattgattaaattattgTCAGCAagtggtaatgatgataatgaaaatgatgatttggaaaCACTGGCCAAAATTAGCCGACATATCGATACGGCCACAGGATTTGCCAGCATTCCGGACATATTAAAAGTATTGATGTTAttcgaaaatgaattaaaacgAATCTATGAAAATAAACGCAATGATTGTGTAAAGAAGATTTTGGCCGATATTATATCGTATACATGTTCGGGACATTCTAGCGAAATCAAAGGTCAAATTGTTAAATACTATATGCTTGGCtcgaaaaatttgatttctcAATATGGAATGTCATACGTACGAAATCTAGTCAAAGATGTGGTtgaaatatggaaaaattcaCCCAAagataataaacaaacattattgaaattgatacaCGAGTGTTCCATCTATTTCATAAGGCAAAATTCCGAAATTGAAGCCTGTGATCTATTGATAGAAGTCGAACAGTTACCAATGTTGGAAACAATTATTCATGACGAAGATCTATGTGAAAAAGTTTGTCAATATCTTATAGTTAGTAGTTTATACGTTGATGAAACCGAGAGTCAAAACATTCTGTATACATCATTATCGCTGTATTTGGATCATAAATTATACACAGAAGCTTTGTTTGTCGCCATACAGATGCAGAGCAAAGAGATTATTGTAAGGATTTTTCTATTATGTCCAGATTTACTTATACGTCGACAAATGGCTTTGATTTTGGCGAGGCataatatttcattcatcgacgatgatgaattttctaGTCGATTGCGAAACTCAATCGCTGATGACGATCAACCGTTGTTGGATGCATTGTCCAATCATCGATTAAGTCAAGAGTTTTTGCTTGTTGCAAAGCAATTGGACCTACTACAACCGAAAGCTCCTCATGATATTGTCCACAAGGATTTGAACAGGCGAAATCggaaaaaacaaccaatgCTTCCCACATATAACCAACAATCAGTTCTTGGAACTTCATTCATGAATTGTTTTATTAATGCTGCATTTGGTACTGATAAGTTAGTTTTAACTGGAACTGATTGGATTGGTCGCCATAAAGATTTGTGTAGAATGACAGCAACAGCTACGATGGGTCTTTTATGCCTATGGGATATGCAAAATGGCCTattaaaaattgatcgatttttacGATTCAgagatgaaaatattaaagCGGGTGCATTGATGGCATTCGGTTTGATCaatacaacaatcaaatcggACTACGAACCAGCATATCTATTGCTTAAGAATTATATAATGAATCGTTCACAATCGATTCGTATCGGTTCGATTGCAGGATTGGCTATGGCATATTTAGGTACTAATCATGGTGAagtgatcaaatcaattttagaTCCAATGATGGCCAACAACTCATCATCTGACCGTAATCAACAATGGCAACATCCTTTGGAATTGAATGCAATAGCTTGTGGCCTAATTGCACATTCCACTGGTAAtatgttgattattaatcgTTTGATCGAaataatggataaaaatatcGACAAAATGAAACTCGCCGATTCGAGTACACGCGATTTAATTCACGCGATTGGCCTGGTGGCCATGTTCCGTCGAAAGGATCTGCCCACgttaattgatttaattaacCAACGATTTAATACACCACAAAGAGAAGCGTCGACAACATcgatatcaacaacaacatcgacaagATCAAGCCTGGGAAAATATTTATCACTTTGTGTTCAGATTTGTGCCTACATTGGCTcttcaaatattttaaaaattcaacatttacTTCGTAATTGTAGTCCTATTATAACTGATGaattgacgaaaaaaaaggacgaatcaaatgatgaaaaatgtaaaaaagaaaatgaaaaaaatgacaataaccgaaaaaatgatgcaGCCACTATTACCGACAATGAACTAATTCAAATGTTATCCATCATCGGTATTGGCCTAGTTTCCATTAGCGATCAGTTGAATTCGGAAATGGTCTTTCAAACGTTTATACGATTTCTGAAACTTGGAAGTGTTCGTATCAAATCATCAGTCCTCATAGCCATTGCATTAACAAATCTATCCGATCCGAAGATGAATGTTATCGAACTACTTCATAAGTATTGTCATTTCACCGATGAAAATGTTGCTATCAACGCTATCTTAGCATTGGGATTTGTATGTGCTGGAACTAATCATTCGCGAGTGTCTCGAATGTTAACCGAACTTGATGCGTTCAATCGTGACAAAGTAAATCGTTTATTCGCCATAAAAGTGGCCCAAGGTTTGCTCTATATGGGCAAAGGAGTTCTCACTTTATCACCACAAATGGAAACACCACAATTATTACGACAAAGTTCATTGGCATCCATTATGTCGTTTATGTTTCGATTGTTTGTCGATCCTGTTAACGATCTGATCCAACGACATCATTACTATCTTCTATTCATAGCCGGTTCTATTCGTCCAAAATTTCTCGTCACACTAGacacaaaaatgaattcgatTGCTATACCGGTTCGTGTTGGCCAATCAATGGATACCATTGGTGTAGCCGGATGGAAACCACGCGCTATAACCGCATTCGGAACATTTACAACGCCTGTTTTGCTGAATCGAAACGAGAGGGCAGAGCTTGCAACTGATTTATTTAGACCATTAAGTAGCCATTTGGAAGGATTCGTATTggtcgagaaaaaaaagaccaacGATGatcacaataatgatgaaaataaacattaa
- the LOC124499173 gene encoding ubiquinol-cytochrome-c reductase complex assembly factor 2 gives MSTHTLYRRYLEIIQHWPLDPNKLSRDLGVHIRARIGKHFPKGELSPIDSTSIPTLRDELNALERLTKNVNRDSHRYKECSTVSGMTAEQLARVTSTETIQSMNEFYDSGIVNTLKYRFFSMFKK, from the coding sequence ATGTCTACACATACATTATATCGACGATATTTAGAGATCATTCAACATTGGCCATTGGATCCAAATAAGTTATCTCGTGATCTTGGTGTTCATATTCGTGCTCGAATCGGTAAACATTTTCCTAAAGGTGAACTTAGTCCGATTGATTCAACATCGATTCCAACGTTACGTGATGAACTTAATGCATTGGAACGTTTGACGAAAAATGTTAACCGTGATTCACATCGATATAAAGAATGCTCAACAGTTTCTGGCATGACAGCCGAACAATTAGCTCGTGTAACATCTACTGAAACAATCCAatctatgaatgaattctatGATTCTGGAATAGTTAATACATTGAAATATCGATTCTTTTCCATGTTCAAGAAATAA
- the LOC124490241 gene encoding uncharacterized protein LOC124490241 isoform X2 produces MSNTETSITSARASVMIYDDTNKKWLPSGTSSGLSRVHIYHNIQNNSFRVVGRKIQDHEVVINCAILKNLKYNQATPIFHQWRENRQVYGLNFSSKDEADAFAHTMMKVIDLLNQNTYGTTKSQQPLYGHIGPPEEYGELRPQQQPPPQQQPPITQPQQQNGWHSNHINNNNSNNQTLDHHVVAATTIHHQTMIHSQHPIMTVSGVDAHNHHAAPIMTQHQSMTNISQQPPQPTYMSSGHLIHRNSIPTTGTIAQVVQQQHQSMSQMPPQSIPPPPPPPPSSTMTSSSNLQPAANNVIVMNGGNIINGQNGTTTVVAPPPPPPPPPPPSMGGGSVSNTNGSRLPPTNAAGTQVMNSIATGSMNLAAAIANAKLKRTTSIKEDGSSSGGDNSSTSSSSSSSVVAARNAAPGNLMDEMAKTLARRRAQAESNSQPQNPQDGSNNDRFNNKDGNKTSMVNGCSPSKDDSKDYHNRRTGISNNDDQTKINGISDNDMDRLRMEIMNDIRKELQKIKLDIIDALKIELNRR; encoded by the exons ATGAG CAATACGGAAACATCGATTACTTCAGCTCGTGCTTCGGTtatgatttatgatgatacaaataaaaaatggttACCAAGTGGCACATCCAGTGGCCTTTCTCGCGTTCATATTTATCATAATATACAGAATAATTCGTTCAGAGTCGTaggaagaaaaattcaagatcACGAG GTTGTCATCAATTGTgctatattgaaaaatttaaaatataaTCAAGCAACTCCCATATTTCATCAATGGCGTGAAAATCGTCAGGTTTATGGCCTAAATTTCAGCAGTAAAGATGAGGCCGATGCATTTGCTCatacgatgatgaaagtGATTGAtctattgaatcaaaataccTATGGTACGACCAAATCACAACAACCCTTGTATGGTCATATTGGTCCACCCGAAGAATATGGTGAATTACGACCACAGCAGCAACCACCGccgcaacaacaaccaccaatCACACAAccgcaacaacaaaacggttggcattcaaatcatatcaacaacaacaatagtaaTAACCAAACATTGGATCATCATGTAGTTGCAGCTACTACCATACATCATCAGACTATGATTCATTCTCAACATCCTATAATGACGGTCAGTGGTGTTGATgctcataatcatcatgctGCACCAATCATGACACAACATCAATCGATGACTAATATCTCGCAACAACCACCGCAGCCCACCTATATGAGCAGTGGTCATCTGATTCATCGAAATTCAATTCCTACCACGGGAACAATTGCTCAAGTAGTccagcaacaacatcaatcgATGTCTCAAATGCCCCCACAATcgataccaccaccaccacctcctCCACCATCATCCACTATGacatcgtcatcaaattTACAACCTGCCGCTAATAATGTTATAGTAATGAATGGTGGCAACATTATCAATGGCcaaaatggaacaacaacgGTTGTggcaccaccaccgccaccaccaccacctcctCCACCTTCTATGGGCGGGGGCAGTGTTTCAAACACCAATGGATCTCGATTACCACCAACAAACGCTGCTGGAACTCAAGTGATGAATTCGATTGCCACCGGTTCAATGAATCTTGCGGCAGCCATCGCCAATGCTAAATTAAAACGAACAACATCTATTAAAGAAGACGGTAGCAGTAGCGGTGGTGACAATTCATCTacttcgtcatcatcatcatcgagtgTTGTAGCCGCTCGTAATGCTGCACCTGGTAATTTAATGGATGAAATGGCCAAAACATTAGCTAGGAGGAGAGCTCAAGCTGAAAGTAATAGCCAACCACAGAATCCTCAGGATGGCAGCAACAATGATCGTTTCAATAACAAAGATGGAAATAAAACATCCATGGTCAATGGTTGCAGTCCATCGAAAGATGATTCAAAAGATTATCACAATag ACGAACCGGCATAtccaacaatgatgatcaaacaaaaattaatggcATCAGTGATAACGATATGGATCGTTTACGCATGGAAATTATGAATGATATACGTAAAGAATTGCAAAAGATTAAATTGGACATTATTGatg CATTGAAAATTGAGCTCAACCGGCGATGa